From Streptomyces sp. TLI_105, the proteins below share one genomic window:
- a CDS encoding DUF3488 and transglutaminase-like domain-containing protein, whose protein sequence is MSGRTRLTLASWGATLMAAGALLPLVKPATWIFTAAFVLALVSGVGTLARRVPLARPLTLLAQTVTVLLALTLFFAREQALLWLFPGPEALAHAAELFRAGAEDVGRYAIPAPDTEGIRLMLVGGVVAIGLLVDALAVTFRKAAPAGLPLLALYSVAAGLSGGGAGWLWFLLAASGYLLLLLAEGRDRLSQWGRVFGGAQRSGRPGSTVVGGGPAFAPARTGRRIGAVAMGVALVAPLALPGFSGGFFGGNGEGDGGAGKGGTISAVNPLVSLQNNLRQPEDREVIRYRTNARDTSGMYLRLVALDQFDGTSWKSSVRPIEDVPKQLPWPDGLSQSVKITEVTSNFVASEAYEQKWLPMPYPAGRVDIDGRWRYEPAGRMLVGDDKQTTKGARYQVASLDVQPTAGQLADAGPAPEKLRREYTKVPTTLPADVRATALSVTKGARNDYERAVKLQDWFAQDGGFRYDVDVVSGTGVQAISRFLKDKEGFCVHFSFSMAAMARSLGIPARVAVGFMPGTTQTDGSVSVGIRDAHAWPELYFEGAGWTRFEPTPSRGSTPSYTRENTPSGTATGPAQPQASASAQPSVAPSASASCTPQERKLGDCGPDEAVAGASSDGSGPDLLTVTLLSLTAVLVLSLPFLPLLWRNRVRARRLGSDALAVWEEINDTAWDHGVEPDDSLTPRKAAARIVRLGGLRGESADAVHRVARAVEEVLYAPRPQPVAGLAAEAARVRAGFHAGADRRGRLRALLAPRSAVRLRWTASSRWSTATIRWSTRAEAVRTRASTLFRRGAREAN, encoded by the coding sequence ATGAGCGGCCGCACACGGCTGACGCTCGCTTCCTGGGGCGCCACCCTGATGGCGGCCGGGGCGCTGCTCCCCCTGGTGAAGCCGGCGACCTGGATCTTCACGGCGGCCTTCGTCCTCGCCCTGGTGAGCGGGGTCGGCACGCTGGCGCGGCGGGTGCCGCTGGCCCGGCCGCTGACCCTCCTCGCCCAGACCGTCACCGTGCTCCTCGCGCTGACCCTGTTCTTCGCCCGCGAGCAGGCCCTCCTCTGGCTCTTCCCCGGCCCCGAGGCCCTCGCGCACGCCGCCGAGCTGTTCCGGGCGGGCGCCGAGGACGTCGGCCGGTACGCGATCCCCGCGCCCGACACCGAGGGCATCCGGCTCATGCTGGTCGGCGGCGTCGTCGCGATCGGGCTCCTGGTGGACGCCCTCGCGGTCACCTTCCGCAAGGCGGCCCCGGCCGGCCTGCCGCTGCTCGCCCTGTACTCGGTGGCCGCCGGGCTCTCCGGCGGCGGCGCGGGCTGGCTCTGGTTCCTCCTCGCGGCCTCCGGCTATCTGCTGCTGCTCCTCGCCGAGGGCCGTGACCGGCTCTCCCAGTGGGGCCGGGTCTTCGGCGGCGCCCAGCGCTCCGGACGTCCCGGCTCGACCGTCGTCGGCGGCGGCCCCGCCTTCGCCCCGGCCCGCACCGGCCGCCGGATCGGCGCCGTCGCCATGGGCGTCGCGCTGGTGGCGCCGCTCGCGCTGCCGGGCTTCTCCGGCGGATTCTTCGGCGGCAACGGCGAGGGGGACGGAGGCGCCGGCAAGGGCGGCACGATCTCCGCCGTGAACCCGCTGGTCTCCCTCCAGAACAATCTGCGCCAGCCGGAGGACCGGGAGGTCATCCGCTACCGGACCAACGCCCGCGACACCAGCGGCATGTACCTGCGGCTCGTCGCGCTCGACCAGTTCGACGGCACCTCGTGGAAGTCCTCGGTCCGCCCGATCGAGGACGTGCCCAAGCAGCTGCCCTGGCCGGACGGCCTCTCCCAGAGCGTCAAGATCACCGAGGTGACCAGCAACTTCGTCGCCTCCGAGGCGTACGAGCAGAAGTGGCTGCCCATGCCGTACCCGGCCGGCCGGGTCGACATCGACGGCCGCTGGCGGTACGAGCCGGCCGGCCGGATGCTCGTCGGCGACGACAAGCAGACCACCAAGGGCGCCCGCTACCAGGTCGCCAGCCTGGACGTGCAGCCGACGGCCGGGCAGCTGGCCGACGCCGGGCCCGCCCCGGAGAAGCTGCGCCGCGAGTACACCAAGGTGCCCACCACGCTGCCCGCCGACGTGCGGGCGACGGCCCTGTCGGTCACCAAGGGCGCGCGCAACGACTACGAGCGGGCGGTGAAGCTGCAGGACTGGTTCGCCCAGGACGGCGGCTTCCGCTACGACGTCGACGTCGTGTCCGGCACCGGTGTGCAGGCGATCTCCCGCTTCCTGAAGGACAAGGAGGGCTTCTGCGTCCACTTCTCCTTCTCCATGGCGGCGATGGCCCGCTCGCTCGGCATCCCGGCCCGCGTGGCCGTGGGCTTCATGCCGGGCACCACCCAGACCGACGGCTCGGTCTCCGTCGGCATCCGGGACGCGCACGCCTGGCCCGAGCTGTACTTCGAGGGCGCCGGGTGGACCCGGTTCGAGCCGACCCCCTCGCGGGGCTCCACCCCCTCGTACACCCGGGAGAACACGCCCTCGGGCACGGCCACCGGGCCCGCGCAGCCGCAGGCGAGCGCCTCGGCGCAGCCGTCCGTCGCGCCGAGCGCCTCGGCGAGCTGCACCCCGCAGGAGCGGAAGCTCGGCGACTGCGGTCCGGACGAGGCGGTGGCCGGGGCGTCCTCGGACGGTTCGGGTCCGGACCTCCTGACGGTGACGCTGCTGTCCCTCACGGCCGTGCTCGTCCTCTCCCTCCCCTTCCTGCCGCTGCTGTGGCGGAACCGGGTCCGGGCCCGCCGGCTCGGCTCGGACGCGCTCGCGGTCTGGGAGGAGATCAACGACACGGCCTGGGACCACGGGGTCGAGCCCGACGACTCGCTGACGCCTCGGAAGGCGGCGGCCCGGATCGTCCGCCTCGGTGGGCTGCGGGGCGAGTCCGCGGACGCGGTGCACCGGGTGGCGCGGGCGGTGGAGGAGGTGCTGTACGCGCCCCGGCCGCAGCCCGTCGCGGGCCTGGCCGCCGAGGCCGCCCGGGTCCGGGCCGGGTTCCACGCGGGGGCCGACCGGCGCGGGCGGCTCCGCGCCCTTCTGGCGCCCCGCTCGGCCGTCCGCCTCCGCTGGACGGCCTCGTCCCGCTGGTCGACCGCGACGATCCGCTGGTCGACCCGCGCCGAGGCGGTGAGAACCCGAGCGTCGACCCTCTTCCGCCGGGGGGCACGCGAGGCGAACTGA
- a CDS encoding DUF58 domain-containing protein: protein MGGATVPDGQRGDEDDRGGLRAAFGGLTTRGRSFLAAGVAAAVCAYVLGQADLLRVGLLLAALPLICVLVLHRTRYRVAASRRLTPQRVETGTEARVQLRMENVSKLPTGLLMLQDHVPYMLGPRPRFVLDRVEAGGRREVSYRVRSDLRGRFPLGPLQLRLNDPFGMCELTRSFSAYDTLTVVPRTEALPPVKLFGEASGYGDGQSRSLALAGDDDVIPRTYRHGDDLRRVHWRSTARYGELMVRREELPQRARCTVLLDTRRIAFQGAGPDSAFEWAVSGTASALVHMLERGYAVRLLTDTGSAIPGEGAEGFAGSAQDSAEAAGLMMDTLAVVDHSEGAGLSRASDVLRGGGDGLLIAFLGDLDEEQAALTARMRGRTGAAVAFVLDSGTWLTGGAVAGAVEDRVRQLREAGWTALAVPPGASLTDLWQQAAGLRPETAAADTYGGWS, encoded by the coding sequence ATGGGTGGCGCCACCGTGCCGGACGGGCAGCGGGGCGACGAGGACGACCGGGGCGGGCTGCGGGCCGCCTTCGGCGGTCTCACCACCCGCGGCCGCTCCTTCCTCGCCGCCGGGGTGGCCGCCGCCGTCTGCGCGTACGTCCTCGGCCAGGCCGATCTGCTGCGCGTCGGGCTGCTGCTCGCCGCCCTCCCGCTGATCTGCGTCCTCGTGCTGCACCGGACCCGCTACCGGGTCGCCGCCTCCCGCCGGCTCACCCCCCAGCGGGTGGAGACCGGCACCGAGGCGCGGGTCCAGCTGCGGATGGAGAACGTCTCCAAGCTCCCCACCGGCCTCCTGATGCTCCAGGACCACGTGCCGTACATGCTGGGCCCCCGCCCCCGCTTCGTCCTCGACCGGGTCGAGGCCGGCGGGCGGCGCGAGGTGTCCTACCGGGTCCGCTCCGACCTGCGCGGCCGCTTCCCGCTGGGCCCCCTCCAGCTGCGGCTCAACGACCCCTTCGGGATGTGCGAGCTGACCCGCTCCTTCAGCGCGTACGACACCCTCACCGTCGTGCCCCGGACCGAGGCCCTCCCGCCGGTGAAGCTCTTCGGCGAGGCCTCGGGGTACGGGGACGGGCAGTCGCGCTCCCTCGCGCTCGCAGGCGACGACGACGTCATCCCGCGCACCTACCGCCACGGCGACGACCTGCGCCGGGTCCACTGGCGCTCCACCGCCCGCTACGGCGAGCTGATGGTCCGCCGCGAGGAGCTGCCCCAGCGGGCCCGCTGCACCGTCCTCCTCGACACCCGCCGGATCGCCTTCCAGGGCGCGGGCCCCGACTCCGCCTTCGAATGGGCGGTCTCCGGCACCGCCTCCGCGCTCGTCCACATGCTGGAGCGCGGCTACGCGGTCCGGCTGCTCACCGACACCGGCAGCGCGATCCCCGGCGAGGGGGCCGAGGGCTTCGCCGGCTCGGCGCAGGACTCGGCCGAGGCGGCCGGTCTGATGATGGACACCCTCGCGGTCGTCGACCACTCCGAGGGTGCCGGGCTCTCCCGCGCCTCCGACGTGCTGCGCGGCGGCGGCGACGGACTGCTCATCGCCTTCCTCGGCGACCTCGACGAGGAGCAGGCCGCCCTCACCGCCCGGATGCGCGGACGGACCGGCGCGGCCGTCGCCTTCGTCCTGGACTCCGGCACCTGGCTCACCGGCGGCGCGGTCGCCGGAGCCGTCGAGGACCGGGTGCGGCAGCTGCGCGAGGCGGGCTGGACGGCGCTCGCCGTACCGCCCGGCGCCTCGCTCACCGACCTGTGGCAGCAGGCGGCCGGCCTCCGTCCGGAGACCGCCGCCGCCGACACCTACGGAGGATGGTCATGA
- a CDS encoding MoxR family ATPase, translated as MTTYDDRASLADLTTTVERVRRSVESVIEGKPEVVRLSLTVLLAEGHLLIEDVPGVGKTMLAKTLARSIDCSVRRIQFTPDLLPSDVTGVSIFDQQRRDFEFKPGAIFAQIVIGDEINRASPKTQSALLESMEERQVTVDGQTYELPSPFMVVATQNPVEMEGTYPLPEAQRDRFMARVSIGYPSAEAELQMLDVHGSVSPLDDLQPVAHAHDILKLIDAVRGVHVADAVRRYAVDIVAATRTHPDLRLGASPRATLHLLRAAKASAALSGREYVLPDDLQALASPVLAHRLLPTAQAQLNRRTAEQVVQDILQRTPVPTAAPPSGPLYGQQQPGARRL; from the coding sequence GTGACGACCTATGACGATCGAGCGAGCCTCGCTGATCTGACCACCACTGTGGAGAGAGTCCGCAGATCGGTGGAGAGTGTGATCGAGGGCAAGCCCGAGGTCGTACGGCTTTCGCTGACCGTGCTGCTCGCCGAGGGGCACCTCCTCATCGAGGATGTCCCCGGCGTCGGCAAGACCATGCTGGCCAAGACACTGGCCCGGTCCATCGACTGCTCGGTGCGCCGCATCCAGTTCACCCCCGACCTGCTGCCCTCGGACGTCACCGGCGTGTCGATCTTCGACCAGCAGCGACGGGACTTCGAGTTCAAGCCGGGCGCGATCTTCGCCCAGATCGTGATCGGCGACGAGATCAACCGCGCCTCGCCGAAGACCCAGTCCGCGCTCCTGGAGTCCATGGAGGAGCGCCAGGTCACGGTCGACGGCCAGACGTACGAGCTGCCCAGCCCGTTCATGGTCGTCGCCACCCAGAACCCGGTCGAGATGGAGGGCACCTACCCGCTGCCCGAGGCCCAGCGCGACCGCTTCATGGCCCGGGTCTCCATCGGCTACCCGAGCGCCGAGGCCGAGCTCCAGATGCTCGACGTGCACGGCTCGGTCTCCCCGCTGGACGACCTCCAGCCGGTCGCCCACGCCCACGACATCCTCAAGCTGATCGACGCGGTGCGCGGGGTCCACGTCGCCGACGCCGTCCGCCGGTACGCGGTCGACATCGTCGCCGCCACCCGCACCCACCCCGACCTGCGGCTCGGCGCCTCCCCCCGGGCCACGCTCCACCTGCTGCGGGCCGCCAAGGCCTCCGCGGCGCTCAGCGGCCGGGAGTACGTCCTGCCCGACGACCTCCAGGCCCTCGCCTCGCCCGTCCTCGCCCACCGGCTGCTGCCGACGGCGCAGGCCCAGCTGAACCGCCGCACCGCCGAGCAGGTCGTCCAGGACATCCTGCAGCGCACCCCCGTCCCGACCGCGGCCCCGCCCTCCGGACCGCTCTACGGCCAGCAGCAGCCCGGCGCCCGGCGGCTGTGA
- a CDS encoding carbonic anhydrase, which translates to MSTSAHPSADAIRTGPTVTDRLVEANARYASDFTDPGMDARPVLRVAVVACMDARLDLHAALGLELGDCHTIRNAGGVVTDDVIRSLTISQRALGTRSVMLVHHTNCGLESLTEDFRHELEDEVGQRPAWAVEAFRDVDQDVRQSMQRVRTSPFLLHSDDVRGFVFDVTTGLLREIDPA; encoded by the coding sequence ATGTCGACCTCCGCGCACCCCTCCGCCGACGCCATACGCACCGGCCCCACGGTCACCGACCGTCTCGTCGAGGCCAACGCCCGCTACGCGTCCGATTTCACCGACCCGGGAATGGACGCGCGGCCCGTACTGCGCGTCGCCGTCGTCGCCTGCATGGACGCCCGTCTCGACCTGCACGCGGCCCTCGGCCTCGAACTCGGCGACTGCCACACCATTCGCAACGCGGGCGGCGTGGTAACCGACGACGTGATCCGGTCGCTCACCATCAGCCAGCGCGCCCTCGGCACCCGCAGCGTGATGCTGGTGCACCACACGAACTGCGGTCTCGAGTCGCTCACCGAGGACTTCCGGCACGAGCTGGAGGACGAGGTCGGCCAGCGGCCGGCCTGGGCGGTCGAGGCCTTCCGGGACGTCGACCAGGACGTCCGGCAGTCGATGCAGCGGGTGCGGACCTCCCCCTTCCTGCTGCACTCCGACGACGTCCGCGGCTTCGTCTTCGACGTCACGACCGGTCTGCTGCGCGAGATCGACCCGGCGTAA
- the rsmH gene encoding 16S rRNA (cytosine(1402)-N(4))-methyltransferase RsmH, with the protein MSNDRHVPVMLQRCLDMLAPALQRPGAVVVDCTLGLGGHSEALLERFPEARLVALDRDKEALRLSGERLAPYGDRATLVHAVYDELPEVLDRLGIPKVDGVLFDLGVSSMQLDEADRGFAYAQDAPLDMRMDQTTGISAAEVLNTYPPGELVRILRAYGEEKQAKRIVSAIVREREKEPFTNSARLVELIRDALPQAAKRTGGNPAKRTFQALRIEVNHELESVEKAIPAAVKALAVGGRVVVLSYQSLEDRIVKGVFAAGAATTAPPGLPVVPEKYQPRLKLLTRGAELPTEEEVAENRRAAPARLRGVERIREDVL; encoded by the coding sequence TTGAGCAACGACCGACACGTCCCGGTGATGCTCCAGCGGTGCCTGGACATGTTGGCCCCCGCACTGCAGCGCCCCGGCGCGGTCGTCGTCGACTGCACCCTGGGCCTCGGCGGCCACAGCGAGGCCCTGCTCGAGCGGTTCCCCGAGGCGCGGCTCGTCGCCCTCGACCGCGACAAGGAGGCCCTGCGGCTCTCCGGCGAGCGGCTCGCCCCGTACGGGGACCGGGCCACCCTCGTCCACGCCGTGTACGACGAGCTGCCCGAGGTCCTCGACCGTCTCGGCATCCCGAAGGTGGACGGCGTCCTCTTCGACCTGGGCGTCTCCTCCATGCAGCTGGACGAGGCCGACCGCGGCTTCGCCTACGCCCAGGACGCCCCGCTCGACATGCGCATGGACCAGACGACCGGCATCAGCGCGGCCGAGGTCCTCAACACGTACCCGCCGGGCGAGCTGGTCCGGATCCTGCGCGCGTACGGCGAGGAGAAGCAGGCCAAGCGGATCGTCTCCGCGATCGTGCGCGAGCGCGAGAAGGAGCCCTTCACCAACAGCGCCCGGCTCGTCGAGCTCATCCGCGACGCCCTGCCGCAGGCCGCCAAGCGCACCGGCGGCAACCCGGCCAAGCGCACCTTCCAGGCCCTGCGCATCGAGGTCAACCACGAGCTCGAGAGCGTCGAGAAGGCCATCCCGGCGGCCGTGAAGGCCCTCGCCGTCGGCGGCCGGGTCGTCGTCCTCTCGTACCAGTCCCTGGAGGACCGGATCGTCAAGGGCGTCTTCGCGGCCGGCGCGGCGACCACGGCCCCGCCCGGGCTGCCGGTCGTCCCCGAGAAGTACCAGCCCCGGCTGAAGCTGCTCACCCGGGGCGCCGAGCTGCCCACGGAGGAGGAGGTCGCCGAGAACCGGCGCGCCGCCCCCGCCCGGCTCCGGGGTGTCGAGCGCATCCGGGAAGACGTCCTGTGA
- a CDS encoding septum formation initiator family protein, translated as MSTAKGPLKGRAARLGRLMPSGPSSAARTPFVLLVVVLLGGGLITLLLLNSALNQGSFQLNELKDRTTELTDEEQALQRDVDDYAAPDALERRARRLGMVPGGSPAFLGPDGKVLGEPSVAVAPKPTPKPKPTPKPPVTSGTAPATRTSASGTFESRASTGTDLANLGPPPTSAFPTGGSPTSPGPSGTGQAWAGPGPDVQDPTGIGQARTVPVPPSPETTGR; from the coding sequence GTGAGCACGGCGAAGGGGCCCCTCAAAGGGCGGGCCGCGCGGCTCGGCCGGCTCATGCCGTCGGGGCCCAGCTCGGCCGCCCGCACCCCCTTCGTCCTGCTCGTCGTCGTCCTGCTCGGCGGCGGCCTGATCACCCTGCTCCTGCTGAACTCGGCCCTCAACCAGGGCTCCTTCCAGCTGAACGAGCTCAAGGACAGGACCACCGAGCTCACCGACGAGGAGCAGGCGCTCCAGCGGGACGTCGACGACTACGCGGCCCCCGACGCCCTGGAGCGGCGGGCCCGCCGACTCGGCATGGTCCCCGGCGGCAGCCCCGCGTTCCTCGGCCCGGACGGCAAGGTCCTCGGCGAACCCTCGGTCGCGGTCGCCCCCAAGCCGACCCCGAAGCCCAAGCCGACGCCGAAGCCCCCGGTGACCTCCGGGACCGCGCCCGCCACCCGGACCAGCGCCTCCGGCACGTTCGAGAGCCGGGCAAGCACCGGAACGGACCTGGCGAACCTCGGCCCACCTCCCACCAGTGCTTTCCCCACCGGCGGGAGCCCCACCAGTCCGGGCCCGTCCGGCACCGGCCAGGCATGGGCGGGGCCGGGACCAGATGTCCAGGACCCCACAGGCATCGGCCAGGCACGGACAGTGCCAGTACCTCCGTCCCCAGAAACCACCGGCAGGTGA
- a CDS encoding penicillin-binding protein 2: protein MPPKEPPGRRVPGPARPARPRPASAGARTSGARQARPAPRPAAKRPAARPPARQPRTIRLGSPRPRLRLISLGLTLVMLVFVVRLLQVQAVDASAYAAKADKYRFQEYTLSAERGEITDRNGIALAASVDAYDITADPKLFTREESKTADAPEQAAALLAPILGKEPAELAKKLRTPKSRYTLLARKQTPQVWNQIKDLKRVYGQKAQAVGGNGINLLGGILSEPSTKRVYPNGELAAGILGYVNAEGRGAGGLESMLDPELAGRDGKIRFTASGGRQVPTAGSQGTPAVPGSDIELTIDRDIQWAAQQAISDQVRRSKADRGYVVVQDTRTGEVLAMANAPGFDPNDLSAANAAAMGNAALQDAYEPGSTAKVMSMAAVLEEGKAAPDTHVTVPNRLHRGDRLFKDDVDHKTWYLTLNGVLARSSNIGTILATGQLGATQAESNRVLYSYLRKFGIGSPTGLHYPGETPGILAKPQDWSTSQQYTIPFGQGLSVSAMQAASVYSTIANGGVRIEPTLVRGTKGPDGRFTAAPAPKESRVVSEKTATSLAQMLESVVDDEEGTGNKAAIPGYRVAGKTGTANRVDPELGRYKGYTASFAGFAPADQPRVTVYCAIQNPTKGNYFGGQICGPIYKKVMEFALKTLHVAPTGSAPARLPVGFEPTP from the coding sequence GTGCCTCCCAAGGAGCCCCCGGGCCGCCGCGTCCCCGGCCCCGCCCGGCCCGCACGCCCCCGGCCCGCCTCCGCCGGGGCCCGGACGTCCGGAGCCCGCCAGGCCCGGCCCGCCCCGCGCCCGGCGGCGAAGCGGCCTGCCGCCCGGCCTCCGGCCCGGCAGCCCCGCACCATCCGGCTGGGCAGCCCCCGGCCCCGGCTACGGCTGATCTCCCTCGGCCTGACCCTCGTCATGCTGGTCTTCGTGGTGCGGCTGCTCCAGGTCCAGGCCGTCGACGCCAGCGCGTACGCGGCCAAGGCCGACAAGTACCGCTTCCAGGAGTACACGCTCTCCGCCGAGCGGGGCGAGATCACCGACCGCAACGGCATCGCGCTCGCCGCCAGCGTCGACGCGTACGACATCACGGCCGACCCCAAGCTCTTCACCCGCGAGGAGTCGAAGACCGCCGACGCCCCCGAGCAGGCGGCCGCGCTCCTCGCCCCGATCCTCGGCAAGGAACCGGCGGAGCTCGCGAAGAAGCTCCGTACCCCCAAGTCCCGCTACACCCTGCTCGCCCGCAAGCAGACCCCGCAGGTCTGGAACCAGATCAAGGACCTCAAGCGGGTCTACGGGCAGAAGGCCCAGGCCGTCGGCGGGAACGGGATCAACCTCCTCGGCGGCATCCTCAGCGAGCCCAGCACCAAGCGCGTGTACCCGAACGGCGAGCTCGCCGCCGGGATACTGGGATACGTCAACGCCGAGGGCCGCGGCGCCGGCGGCCTGGAGTCCATGCTCGACCCCGAACTCGCCGGCCGGGACGGGAAGATCCGCTTCACCGCCTCCGGCGGCCGGCAGGTCCCGACCGCCGGCTCCCAGGGCACCCCCGCCGTCCCCGGCTCCGACATCGAGCTCACCATCGACCGGGACATCCAGTGGGCCGCCCAGCAGGCCATCAGCGACCAGGTCCGCAGGTCGAAGGCCGACCGCGGCTACGTCGTCGTCCAGGACACCCGCACCGGCGAGGTCCTCGCGATGGCCAACGCCCCCGGCTTCGACCCCAACGACCTCTCCGCCGCCAACGCCGCCGCCATGGGCAACGCCGCCCTCCAGGACGCCTACGAGCCGGGCTCCACCGCCAAGGTCATGTCGATGGCCGCCGTCCTGGAGGAGGGCAAGGCCGCCCCCGACACCCACGTCACCGTCCCCAACCGGCTCCACCGCGGCGACCGGCTCTTCAAGGACGACGTCGACCACAAGACCTGGTACCTGACGCTCAACGGCGTCCTCGCCCGGTCCAGCAACATCGGCACCATCCTCGCAACCGGCCAACTCGGCGCCACCCAGGCCGAGTCCAACCGGGTCCTCTACTCCTACCTGCGCAAGTTCGGCATCGGCAGCCCCACCGGCCTGCACTACCCGGGGGAGACCCCGGGCATCCTCGCCAAACCGCAGGACTGGTCCACCTCGCAGCAGTACACGATCCCCTTCGGCCAGGGCCTCTCCGTCAGCGCCATGCAGGCCGCCTCCGTCTACTCGACCATCGCCAACGGAGGCGTACGGATCGAACCGACCCTCGTGCGGGGCACCAAGGGGCCCGACGGGCGCTTCACCGCGGCCCCCGCGCCCAAGGAGTCCCGGGTCGTCAGCGAGAAGACGGCCACGTCCCTCGCGCAGATGCTGGAGTCCGTCGTCGACGACGAGGAGGGCACCGGCAACAAGGCCGCGATCCCCGGCTACCGCGTCGCGGGCAAGACCGGCACCGCCAACCGCGTCGACCCCGAGCTCGGCCGCTACAAGGGCTACACCGCCTCCTTCGCCGGCTTCGCCCCCGCCGACCAGCCCCGCGTCACCGTCTACTGCGCCATTCAGAACCCCACCAAGGGCAACTACTTCGGCGGCCAGATCTGCGGACCCATCTACAAGAAGGTCATGGAGTTCGCCCTCAAGACCCTCCACGTCGCCCCCACGGGCAGCGCACCCGCCCGACTGCCGGTCGGCTTCGAACCCACCCCGTGA
- a CDS encoding UDP-N-acetylmuramoyl-L-alanyl-D-glutamate--2,6-diaminopimelate ligase: protein MTTITPHSGNRKSNSGEAPGSFGPAQGAPGTLTAVPHADQYRNAPPRPEQARPTPLGDLAAQLGVDAPQAAEISGITHDSRAVRPGDVYAALPGARAHGADFVTQAAGLGAAAILTDPAGAERAAATGLPVLVVDNPRGRMGELAAAIYGRPGEDLLQIGITGTSGKTTTAYLVEGGLRGSGRRTGLVGTVEMRIGDERIKSERTTPEATDLQALFAVMRERGVEAVAMEVSSHALVLGRVDGCVFDVAVFNNLSPEHMEFHSDMEDYFQAKAGLFTPERSRLGVVNLDDAYGRRLVAEATVPVVTFSAEGRAEADWRAEDLVLGSHDSTFTAVGPEGERISATAPLPGPFNVANTLAAIATLAAAGLDPKAAAEGVAAVPGVPGRLERVDAGQPYLAVVDYAHKTDAVESVLRSLREVTEGRLHVVIGCGGDRDTTKRGPMGAAAARLADTAVLTSDNPRSEDPLVILSAMLAGAVEVPAQERGHVLVEPDRAAAIAAAVARARPGDTVLVAGKGHEQGQETAGVVRPFDDREVLREAILQQQSQQDAHRHENSQG, encoded by the coding sequence GTGACAACGATCACCCCCCATTCCGGGAACCGGAAATCGAACTCCGGCGAGGCCCCGGGCTCTTTTGGCCCCGCACAGGGTGCGCCCGGTACGCTCACCGCCGTGCCACACGCTGATCAGTACCGAAACGCCCCACCCCGGCCGGAGCAGGCCCGCCCGACACCCCTGGGCGACCTGGCCGCGCAGCTCGGGGTCGACGCCCCGCAGGCCGCCGAGATCTCGGGCATCACGCACGACTCGCGGGCCGTGCGCCCCGGGGACGTGTACGCGGCCCTGCCCGGCGCCCGCGCGCACGGCGCGGACTTCGTCACCCAGGCCGCCGGGCTCGGCGCCGCCGCGATCCTCACCGATCCGGCGGGCGCCGAGCGCGCCGCCGCGACCGGCCTCCCGGTCCTCGTCGTGGACAACCCGCGCGGCCGGATGGGCGAACTCGCGGCCGCGATCTACGGGCGCCCCGGCGAGGACCTCCTCCAGATCGGCATCACCGGCACCTCCGGCAAGACCACCACCGCCTACCTGGTGGAGGGGGGCCTGCGCGGCTCCGGGCGGAGGACCGGCCTCGTCGGCACCGTCGAGATGCGGATCGGCGACGAGCGCATCAAGTCCGAGCGCACCACCCCGGAGGCCACCGACCTCCAGGCGCTCTTCGCCGTCATGCGCGAGCGGGGCGTCGAGGCCGTCGCCATGGAGGTCTCCAGCCACGCCCTGGTGCTCGGCCGGGTCGACGGCTGCGTCTTCGACGTCGCCGTCTTCAACAACCTCAGCCCGGAGCACATGGAGTTCCACTCCGACATGGAGGACTACTTCCAGGCCAAGGCCGGGCTCTTCACGCCCGAGCGCAGCCGCCTGGGCGTGGTCAACCTCGACGACGCGTACGGCCGCAGGCTCGTCGCGGAGGCCACCGTCCCGGTCGTCACCTTCTCCGCCGAGGGCCGCGCCGAGGCCGACTGGCGCGCCGAGGACCTCGTCCTCGGCTCCCACGACTCGACCTTCACCGCCGTCGGGCCCGAAGGCGAGCGGATCTCCGCCACCGCCCCGCTGCCCGGCCCGTTCAACGTCGCCAACACCCTCGCCGCGATCGCCACCCTCGCCGCCGCCGGCCTGGACCCGAAGGCCGCGGCCGAGGGGGTCGCCGCCGTCCCCGGCGTCCCGGGCCGCCTGGAGCGGGTCGACGCCGGCCAGCCGTACCTCGCGGTCGTCGACTACGCGCACAAGACGGACGCCGTCGAATCGGTCCTGCGCTCCCTGCGCGAGGTCACCGAGGGCCGGCTGCACGTGGTCATCGGCTGCGGCGGCGACCGGGACACCACCAAGCGCGGCCCGATGGGCGCCGCCGCCGCCCGGCTCGCCGACACCGCCGTCCTGACCTCCGACAACCCCCGCTCCGAGGACCCCCTGGTGATCCTCAGCGCCATGCTCGCCGGTGCCGTCGAGGTGCCGGCGCAGGAGCGCGGCCACGTCCTCGTCGAACCGGACAGGGCCGCCGCCATCGCCGCCGCCGTCGCCCGCGCGCGACCCGGCGACACCGTCCTGGTCGCCGGCAAGGGCCACGAGCAGGGCCAGGAGACCGCAGGGGTCGTCCGCCCCTTCGACGACCGAGAGGTCCTGCGCGAGGCGATTCTCCAGCAGCAGAGCCAGCAGGACGCACACCGTCACGAGAACAGTCAGGGATGA